One genomic region from Candidatus Poribacteria bacterium encodes:
- a CDS encoding beta/gamma crystallin-related protein, producing MPIVIPRLVVEVFQHTNFRGRMGYVVEPVPFTRDIGFQDNISSVRVYKGPNFSSNPNYKVILYQHRHFRGQKLALGPGFYPNLHDVAYNFADRISSINFGSSLEVVGPEWGTVPMIVDCYEHTNFRGRKITILRDIANLRDAQGRTWFEDRISSIRIFKGPDFPPDGADVVFYEHPEFEGQSLMIRMEPSEYKKELPNLHLLPQNFGDSISAIKIEGWASSGEFTEMVFEDEFIGNRMRPEWRWEDPKGGGAWAERQGYLEMRTDPGQDLWHGPDGNSGDMSAPRLLMEVPGDFAVETRMRITPQLREHGGILIWKNPNRFLRLEKTSGPHAFRGDVRFERHVNRVLHLRGRSRGLRNVRELFLRMERRGNQFSAFASEDGIQWKSCGQTNVGMGRSVHVGLHALCPGNIPRTLTRFDFFRVFKRRHEVAEYRPVVSEQYGQISDEERERRRDDRRERAMRDL from the coding sequence ATGCCAATTGTCATACCGCGCCTGGTTGTCGAGGTGTTCCAGCATACAAACTTCCGCGGCAGAATGGGGTATGTTGTAGAACCCGTTCCCTTTACGCGAGATATTGGATTTCAAGATAATATATCTTCTGTTCGCGTTTATAAGGGACCCAATTTCTCGTCGAACCCGAACTATAAGGTTATCCTCTACCAGCATCGTCACTTCCGCGGTCAGAAGTTAGCACTCGGTCCAGGGTTTTATCCGAATCTACACGATGTTGCTTACAACTTCGCAGACAGAATCTCATCGATCAACTTCGGCTCCAGTTTAGAGGTCGTTGGACCCGAATGGGGGACGGTCCCCATGATTGTAGACTGTTATGAGCACACTAACTTCCGCGGCAGAAAAATCACAATCTTACGCGACATCGCCAATTTACGAGATGCGCAAGGTCGAACTTGGTTTGAAGACCGTATTTCGTCAATCCGCATTTTTAAAGGACCAGACTTCCCACCAGACGGCGCAGATGTCGTCTTTTACGAACACCCTGAATTTGAAGGGCAAAGCCTAATGATTCGTATGGAACCCTCAGAGTATAAAAAAGAACTCCCAAACCTACATTTACTCCCTCAGAATTTCGGAGACTCTATCTCTGCCATTAAGATTGAAGGGTGGGCATCCTCTGGCGAATTCACGGAGATGGTGTTTGAAGACGAGTTCATTGGCAACCGTATGCGTCCAGAATGGCGATGGGAAGATCCAAAAGGCGGCGGCGCATGGGCAGAACGCCAAGGTTACCTCGAAATGCGAACGGATCCCGGGCAAGACCTCTGGCACGGTCCAGATGGCAATAGCGGTGATATGAGTGCCCCACGGCTCCTTATGGAAGTGCCTGGAGACTTTGCCGTTGAAACCCGCATGCGAATCACGCCGCAGCTCAGAGAACATGGGGGGATACTGATATGGAAAAATCCAAACAGGTTCCTCCGTTTAGAAAAGACCTCGGGGCCCCATGCTTTCAGAGGCGATGTCCGATTTGAACGCCACGTTAACCGCGTTCTCCATCTCCGTGGAAGGAGTAGGGGACTCAGGAACGTCCGAGAGCTCTTCTTACGGATGGAGCGGAGAGGTAACCAATTTTCCGCTTTCGCCAGTGAGGACGGCATTCAGTGGAAAAGTTGCGGCCAAACAAACGTCGGCATGGGCAGGTCGGTGCATGTCGGACTCCATGCACTCTGTCCGGGGAACATCCCGCGGACCCTAACCCGTTTCGACTTTTTCCGAGTCTTCAAACGGAGACACGAGGTCGCCGAATACCGACCCGTTGTCTCTGAGCAGTACGGTCAAATCTCTGACGAAGAACGTGAACGTCGAAGAGACGACCGACGGGAACGCGCCATGCGCGACCTATAA